The genomic window GCGAGTCTCGTCGGGGTTCTCGCCCGACGAGGTCTCGATCCACCTCGACGAGATCACCCCCGACTCCGTCGCCGGCTGGTCGGCGTACCCGCTCGGGGTGGTCTGGGCGCTCGCGCAGTTCGGCGCCGACCTCGCGCACGTGCGCGGCGTCGACCTGCACATCGCCTCGGAGGTCCCCGTCGGCGCCGGGCTCTCGTCGTCGGCCGCGCTCGAGAGCGCGGTCGCCCTCGCACTGAACGAGCACTGGGGCCTCGGGCTCGACCGTCCGACGCTCGCGAAGGTCGGGCAGCTCGCCGAGAACCGCGTGGTCGGCGCACCGACCGGCATCCTCGACCAATCGGCGTCACTGCTCGCGCAGGCGGACGCCGGCGTGTTCCTCGACTGCCGCAGCCTCGACAGCGACGTGATCCCGCTGCACTTCGCCGAGGAGGGGCTGACGGTGCTCGTCGTCGACACCCACGTCGCCCACGCGCACGCCACCGGTGGGTACGCGGCCCGACGGGCGTCGTGCGAACAGGGCGCGAGGGCGCTCGGCGTCGAGTCGCTGCGCGACGTGCACCTCGACGACCTGCCGCGCGCCGAGGGCGTCCTCGACGACGAGACCTTCCGGCGCGTGCGCCACATCGTGACCGAGAACCAGCGCGTGCTCGACACCGTGCGCACGCTCCGCGAACGCGGGGCGCACGCGATCGGCGCGCTGCTGGACGCCTCGCACGCGTCGATGCGCGACGACTTCGAGATCTCGGTGCCCGAGCTCGACCTCGCGGTCGCGACCGCACAGGCGGGCGGCGCGGTGGGGGCCCGGATGACCGGTGGCGGATTCGGCGGATCGGCGATCGCGCTGGTCGACGTCGCGCTCGTCCCGGCGATCACCGAGGCCGTGCTGGCCGCGTTCGCCGCGGCGGGACACCGCACGCCGACCGTGTTCACCGTCACCCCGTCGCAGGGGGCTCGCCGGGACGGCTGAGCGAGCCGGGACCCGCCGAGTCGGTCAGGCCGCGGCCTCGCCCGGTTCGACCGCCGTCGGTGTGCCGCCGGTGATGCGTACGAGCTCGTCGAACGTCGTCGGGAACACCGTCTTCGCGTGCCCCGCGGCCGCCCAGACCTCGTCGTACCCGGCGAGCGCGACGTCCACGTACGTCCGCACCGCGGCAGGGTGCCCGACGGGCGCGACGCCCCCGATGACCTGGCCGGTCGCCTGCTTCACGTCGTCCTTCGAGGCGCGACGGATGACGCCCCCGAGCTCGGCGCCGAGCCATTCGGTGTCGACCCGGTGCGCACCCGAGGTGAGCACGAGGATCGGCTCGTCGTCGAGCAGGAACACGGGGGCCGAACGCGATCGGGGCGCTGCTGGATGCCTCGCACGCGTCGATGCGCGACGACTTCGAGATCACCGTGCCCGAGATCGACCTCGCCGCGGCCACGGCACAGGCGAACGGAGCCGTCGGCGCCCGCATGACGGGCGGCGGCTTCGGCGGATCGGTCATCGCGCTGCTCGCCGACGAACTCGTGCCGGCTGTCACGCAGGCGATTCGCGACGCGTTCGCGGCGGCGGGCTACCGCGAGCCGGTGATCTTCACCGAGCAGCCGAGCGACGGCGCGCGGCGCGACCGCTGAGCCCCGGCGTGCGGTGTGCGGCGTGCGGTCACTTCGCCGTCGCCCACTCCTCCGCGAGGATCGCGTAGGTGACGCCGTCGACCCAACCGAGCTCGGCGTGCCAGGAGTCACGAACGCCGTGCTGCTCGCGGCGCATGCCGAGTCGCTCCATCACCCGCCACGACGCGACGTTGTCGGCGAAGCATCCGGCCGTCACGCGGTGCAGCCCGAGCTCGTCGAACGCGAGTTCGAGCAGCGTTCGGGCGATGGCGGTGGCGTAGCCCTTGCCGGCGTACGCCGGAGCGATCAGGTAGCCGAGCTCGGCCTCCGACCGGCGCCACGCATCGCCGTCGAACTGCCCGATGCCGTCGTGCACGCGAAGCGAGCCCGTCCCGACGACGGTGCCGTCGAGGACGGCGACGGCGGTGTGGTGGTCGGGCTCCCCGACATCCTCGAGCCAGACCCGGATGAAGGTCTCGGGGTCGACCGTCGTGCGCAGCAGCCAGCGGACGACCTCGGGCCGGTTGCGCCACACGAGCACCTCCTCGAGCAGCTCGCGCGTCGGCGTGCGCAGCTCGAGCACGCCGGCACGTCGCGGCCAGGCCACGCCGGGCGAGGTCACGCCGATGCCTCCAGCCCCGGCTCGACCTCGCTCGGCGTGCCGCCCGTGAGGCGCACCAGCTCGTCGAACGTGGTCGGGAACACGGTCTTCGCGTGCCCGGCGGCGGCCCAGACTACCTCGTAGTCGGCGAGCGCGACGTCGACGACCGTGCGCATGGGCGACAGATGGCCGACGGGCGCGACGCCGCCGATCACCTGGCCGGTCGCCGCTTTCACGACCTCTTTCGAAGCGCGACGGATGGTGCCGCCGAGCTGCTCTCCGAGCCACCCGGTGTCGACGCGATGCGATCCCGAGGTGAGCACAAGGATCGGCTCGTCGTCGATGGTGAAGACGAGCGAGTTGGCGATCTGGCCGACCTCGATGCCGAGCGCGTCGGCGGCCAGCTGCGCGGTCGTCACGGCGCCGTCGAACCAGGTGATGCGCGGCTCGACGCCCGCGGCGCGCAGGGCCTCGGCGACACGGTCGACGGCGGCGTGGGAGGGCATGGTCATCCCCCGATCGTATCGAGCGGCTACGATGCGCGGGTGGACACGGAGCACGCGCCCGCCCGCCGTCTCGGGCTCGGTGGAGCGGCGGCGATCGGCATCGCGTCGATGGTGGGGGCGGGCGTGTTCGCCGTGTGGGCTCCCGCCGCCGCGGTCGCCGGCGAGCTCCTGCTCGTGGGACTCAGCATCGCGGCGCTCGTCGCGCTCGCGAATGTCGGATCGACGGCGCAGCTCGCAGCCCGGTACCCGGAGTCCGGGGGCGCGTACCGGTACGGACGCGAGTTGCTCGGCGCCTGGCCCGGGTTCCTCGCCGGGTGGGGGTTCGTGATCGGGAAGACCGCGAGTTGCGCGGCGATGGCCCTGACCGCGGCGGAGTACCTGGCACCGGCCGGATGGGAGCGCCCGATCGCCCTCGCCGTGGTCGCGGTCGTCGTCGGCGTCGACCTGGTCGGCATCACGCGCACCGCCCGCGTCGCGGCGGTCATCGTGATCGCGGTCGGCGCGGTGCTCGCGGTCGTGATCGCCGCGGGAATCGCGCTGGCCGCGGAGGGCGACGGGGCGACGGCGACGGCGACGGCGACGATCGAGCCCACGCCGTACGGCGTGCTCCAGGCGGCCGGGCTCTGCTTCTTCGCGTTCGCGGGGTACGCGCGCATCGCGACGCTCGGCGAGGAGGTCGTGGATCCCGCGCGGACGATCCCGCGCGCGATCGCGATCGCCTTCGCCGTGGTCGTCGTGCTCTACGCCGGGGTCGGCGTCACGCTGCTCGCCGCGCTCGGGGCGCCGCACCTCGCCGACGCCGATGAGCCGCTCGCCGACGTCGTGCGCCTCGTGGGGTGGCCCGCCGCGGTCCCGCTCGTCCAGGTCGCGGCCGGCGCGGCATCCGTCGGTGCGCTCCTGGCCCTGGTCGCGGGCATCGGTCGCACCTCGCTCGCCATGGCCCGCGACCGCGAACTGCCGGCCCCGCTCGCACGGGTGTCCACGCGCTTCGGGGTGCCGTGGGCAGCCTCCGTCTCGGTGGGCGTCGGCGTCGCCGCGCTCCTCCTCATCGGCGACCTTCGATCGGTGATCGGGTTCTCGAGCTTCGGAGTGCTCGGCTACTACCTCGTCGCCAACCTCGCAGCGCTCCGGCAGCCCGCGCCCGAGAGACGGCTCCCCCGCTGGGCGTCCGCGGCCGGTGCGATCGGGTGCCTCGCACTCGTCGCCGCCCTGCCGTGGCAGTCCGTCGTCGGCGGCGTCGGCGTGTTCGCCGTCGGGGCGGGCATCCGGCTGCTGGTGCTCGGACGTCGACGTAGGCTTGCGGCATGAGTGCCGACGCCGCCGCCCGGATCATCCCCCTCGAAGGTCGCCCCGCCCCCGCGATCGACGGCTCGGCCTTCGTGGCGCCGGGCGCCGTCATCGTCGGCGACGTGCGCCTCGAGGCCGGTTCGAGCGTCTGGTACAACTCGGTCCTGCGCGCCGAGGCCGCGCCGATCGTGCTGGGCGAGGGCTCGAACCTCCAGGACGCGGTCGTCTGCCACGTCGACCAGGGGTTCCCGCTGACGATCGGTCCCGGCGTCTCGGTCGGCCACGCCGCGGTGCTGCACGGTTGCACGATCGAGGCGGACTGCCTCATCGGCATGAGCGCGACCGTGCTCAACGGCGCGGTCATCGGCGAGGGCTCGCTGGTGGCCGCGGGCGCGGTCGTGCTCGAAGGCACGGTCGTGCCGCCCTGGTCACTCGTCGCCGGCGTTCCGGCCAAGGTCCGCCGCGAACTCACCGACGCCGAGCGCGACGGCATCCGCCGCAACGCGGGCGCCTACCTCGCGCACCGCGACCTGCACGCGACGTCCCTGGGCCGTACCGGAGACCGGCCGTGACGGCGACCGGCCCGAGGCGGAGGCGGGAGCCGACGCTGCCATGACCCGAACCGACTCGGCGAGCCTGCTCGTGCACGCGGCCCCCGACGCCGTGTTCGCCGCACTCACCGACGCGGACGCGCTCGCGGCATGGCTGCCGCCCGCGGGTATGCACGGACGGTTCGAGCGATTCGACATGCGCACCGGCGGCGGATTCCGCATGGTGCTCACCTACGACGACGCGACGGATGCCCCGGGCAAGTCGTCCGCCGACGAGGATGTCTCCGACGTCCGCATCGTCCGGATCGACCCGGGCGAACGCATCGTGCAGGAGGTCGAGTTCGTCTCCGACGACCCCGCGTTCCACGGCACGATGCGGATGACCTGGACGCTGCGCAGCGTCGGCGACGGTACCGTCGTGGAGGTGCGTGCCGAGGGCGTCCCCTCGGGCATCGGCGCGCGCGACCACGCCGAGGGCATCACCTCATCGCTCGTGAACCTGGCCGGCCACCTCGAGCGCTGAGCGAGCCTCCGGTGCGCGACCGAGCCCGGTCGACGATCTCACCGGCTGCACCGCGGCACCGACGTCACCGGCACCGCCCGCGAGCACCCGCCGCGCCCGCCGCACGGCGCGCACCGCGCCGCGGGCCGGGATCGCGAACGCCATCGCGACCGTGCCGAGCGGTTCGCGGTCTTCGCTTCCGAGCATCTTGCGTCGCTCGAACGCGCGGCGCAGAGCGCCGCCCGTGAGGTTGTGCCGGCGCTCGAGCGCGGGCAGCGGCGCGGCGGTGCGCTCGACGATCAGCTCGTCGAGCGCTACGAGCCAGTCGTCGTCGGATGCGGGATGGAAGTAGTTGTCGTCGAGCCAGGCCGGTTCGGGCAACCGCCAGTCGCCCGCGGCGAGCGCCGCTCCGTCGCCGAACAACCCGCTCCCGGCGAACACCACGTTGATCTGCTTCGGCCCGATGCCGAAGTCGTCGAGCAGGAGCGCGGGCACCCCGGCCGCGATCGCCTCGAGCACGGCCGTCGAACTCACCGTCACGAGCGCGGCGGCGCGCGCGAGGTGGGCGGCCATCGGCCCGTCCTCGATCACGAGGTTCGCGGGAAGCGTGAAGCCGAGTTCGCGGTGCACCGCCGGGTCGGCGATGAGCTCGCCGAGGTCGAACTCCTCGAGGTGCGTCTGCGCCTCGCCGGCCCGCGCGCGCACCTTGACGACCACCCGCCGCGACGGGTTGCGCCGGGCCGTCTCGCCGAGGATGCCGACCAGCGCGACCCGTTCGTCACGCGTGGCCGGCACCTTCGCCTGCACCGCGAACACGATGTCGGATGCCTCGGGCCCTCGCATGGAGCCGGTCGCGGGCGCCGCTGCTGCCGCGGAAGCCGCCGCCGCGTCGGCGAGGAACGGCAGCGTGCCGAGCGCGAAGCGCGGCCGCTGGGGCAGCGCCTGTGCGACCCCGGTGAAGTCGCGCACCTCACGCCGGCTGTGCAGCACGACGAGGTCGACCTGCTCGCGGTAGATCGTCGCCTTCGGCACCGCAGGGATCGTCAGGCCGGGAAACCCGGACACGAGCACCGGGCGGTCGGGCAGCGCGTGCAGGTGCGGTGCCACGACCCGCACCAGCGGGCCGCGCAGCGCGAGCAGCACGGCGTCGGGGCGAAGTTCGGCGACGAGCGCGGCGAGGTCGGCGAGGTGCACGCGGTGCGGGGCGTCCGTCGCCCACCTCGTGCCCGTCAGCGCGGCCGCGAGCTGCCTGGCGCTCGGCCGGACGTCGGTCGCGAGGATCGCGAGGTCGCTGCGCCACCCGGCGGGAAGCCGGGTCGCGAGCGCGGCGCCCCACTTCAGGTACGAGTCGGTGTCGCCCACGACGAGCAGGTGCCGCGACGCGGCATCCGGCGCCACGCCAGCCGCCGACGCGGCATCCGCCGGTTCCGGCGTCGACCGTTCGGTCACACGAGCACCCGGCGCAGCTTCGCCTTCGGGGCGAGCTCCCCCGGGAAGACGCGCTTCACGCCGTCGCCCATCGCCTCCTCGATGATGCGGATGTCCCGCACGAGGTGCTCGAGGCCCTGCGGCTCGAGCGACGCCGAGTGGTCGCTGCCCCACATCGTGCGGTCGAGCGTGATGTGGCGTTCGACCGCGACGGCGCCGAGCGCGACGGCGGCGAGCGAGATCTGCAGGCCGCGCTCGTGGCCCGAGTACCCGATCGGCACCCCGGCGTAGCGTTCGCGCAGCGTGTGGATCGTGCGGAGGTTCGCCTCCTCGTGCGGCATCGGGTAGCTGCTGGTCGCGTGCAGCATCACCAGGCGACCGGTGCCGGTGCCGCCGAGCGCCTCGACCGCGGCGTCGATCTCGGCGATCGTCGACATGCCCGTCGAGAGGATCACCGGCTTGCCGGTCGCGGCGACGGCGTCGAGCAGCGGCAGGTCGGTCACCGAGGCCGACGCGATCTTGTGCGCGGCCGCACCGACCTCCTCGAGGAACGCGACCGACGGCTCGTCCCACGGCGACGCGAACCAGTCGAGGCCCGACAGGTCGGCGTGGCGCGCGACCTCGAGGTACTCGTCGCGGCCGAACTCGACCCGGCGACGGTAGTCGAGGTAGCTCATGGTGCCCCACGGCGTCTCGCGCGGGACGTCCTTCATGTGCTCGGGCGTCGCGAGCTCCGGCGTGCGCTTCTGGAACTTCACGGCCTGGCATCCCGCCGCCGCCGCGACGTCGATCAGGCGCTTCGCGATCTCGACGTCGCCGTTGTGGTTCAGGCCGATCTCGGCGATGACGTAGGCGGGTCGGCCTGCGCCGACCTCGTGGCGACCGATGCGGACGGACATGTCAGGCTCCTTCGATGGCGGTGGCGTAGGTGGGGCGATTCGCGTCCCCGGATGCTGCGGCGGCCCGGGCCGCGAGCACGGCGTCGGCGAGTTCGCGGACCGCGCCGGCCCCGCCGCGGCGCTGCAGCACGACCCGCGCGACCCGGTGCACGTCGGGGATCGCGTCGGCGACCGCGATGGGCCAGCCGACGATCTCGAGCGCCGGCAGGTCGCCGCGGTCGTTGCCGACGTAGGCGATGCGATCGAGCGCGATGCCCTGTTCCACCGCCCACTCGCGCAGCGCGGCTCCCTTGTCGGCGACGCCCTGGCGCACCTCGACGCCGAGCTTCGCCGCGCGGGCCGAGACGACCGGATGCGTCTCCGCCGAGAGGATGAGCACCGGCACGCCCGCCTCGCGCAGCCGCGCGACACCGGCCCCGTCGCTGCGGCTCACGCGCACGAACTCGACGCCCGCCTCGCCGACGATCGCGGTGTCGTCGGTGTGCACGCCGTCGAAGTCGGTCACGACCGCGTCCACGTCGACGCCGTGCGACGCGCCGTCGATGAGGTTGGCGAGCGCCTGCGCGACGACGAGGTCGGCCGCCGTATCGATCTCGACCCCGTGCAGCTCCGGCACGAGCTGCACGCCGACGCGCCCGAAGAAGCGGTGGCCCGCCGCACGGAACCCCGCCGTGCGCATCGCGTAGAACGCGCCGGTCTCACGGAACTCCGGCTGGCGCTCCTGCCGGCGAAGCCGCACGGCAGCGTCGTGGTTCACGCCGATGGCGCCGGCCGCGAACCCAGCCCGCTCGCTCGCCTCGACCTCGCGCCACAGGAACGCGTGGTTCGGAACGGCCGAGAACACGCTGTCGACGTCGCCGGTCGCGACCCTCGCGACCGCGGCGTCGAGGTCGGACGGGTCGACGAACGGGCTCGTCGCCTGGATGAACACGACGACGGGTGCCTCGCCCCGCGGGTTCCCCCGAGCCGCGGTGGGCCCGTCGTCGTGGCTGTGCGCCGCATCGGCGGCTGGTTCGGGATGCAGCGCGCCCAGCGCGTGCAGCAGCGCGGACTCGCTCGTCGCCGTGTCGCCCGACAGCGCGGCCGGCCGGTCGACGATCTCGGCGCCGGCGGCCCGGGCGACCCGGGCGATCTCGTCGTCGTCGGTCGACACCACGACGCGGCCGATCGTCTCGGCAGCCCTGGCGGCCGCGACCGCGCGCGCCACGAGCGGCACGCCGCCGACGCGCATGACGTTCTTGCCCGGCAGGCCCTTCGACCCGCCGCGCGCCGGGATCACGGCGACCGCGGTACCGCGCAGACGGGGATCGATTCGGGCCATGCGGGCACGCTACGTCGGCGACGTGACCCGACGGTGGCGCGACGGTGAACGCTCCGGGGGCGCCCGGTGGACGGGGCGCGACGACGGATGCCCCGGTGCCCGCGCGGTGCGCGAGCCCGGGGCATCCGATCAGCGGTCGTGCGCCGACGGTGCGCCGCCCGCTCTCAGCCGGCCAGCTGCAGTTCCGCCGCCTTCACGACGTTCGCCAGCAGCATCGCCCGGGTCATCGGGCCGACCCCGCCCGGGTTCGGCGACAGGAACCCGGCCACCTCGGCCACGGCCGGGTCGACGTCGCCCGTGAGCCGGCCCTTGCCGGTCTCCTCGTCCTGCACCCGGGTGATGCCGACGTCGAGCACCGCAGCGCCCGGCTTGACCCAGTCCGCCTGCACGAGGTGCGGCACGCCGACCGCGGCCACGACGATGTCGGCCCGGCGCACCTCGGCGGCCAGGTCGGTCGTGCGCGAATGCGTGAGCGTGACCGTCGCGTCGAGGCCCTTGCGCGTGAAGAGCAGCCCCAGCGGCCGACCGACCGTCAACCCGCGGCCGATCACCGTCACGTGCTGCCCGCGGATCGGCACGTCGTACCGGCGCAGCATCTCGACGATGCCCGCCGGCGTGCACGGCAGCGGCGACCGCAGCTCGCCCTCGATGCCGAGCACGAGTCGACCGAGGTTCGTCGGGTGCAGTCCGTCGGCGTCCTTCGACGGATCGATCGCCTCGAGCGCCGCGTGCTCGTCGAGCCCGGCGGGCAACGGGAGCTGCACGATGTACCCCGTCACCTCGCGAGCCTGGTTCAGGTCGCGGATCGCCGCGAGCACGTCGGCCTGCGTGGCCGACGACGGCAGGTCGACGCGGATCGACTCGATGCCGACCTCGGCGCAGTCGCGGTGCTTGCCCGCGACGTACGACTTCGAGCCCGGGTCGTCGCCGACCAGCAACGTGCCGAGCCCGGGCACCACGCCGTGCGCACGCAGGTGCGCGATGCGATCGGCGAGTTCCGACTTCACGGCCGACGCGGTCGCGACGCCGTCCAACTTCACCGCGGTCATGCGGGTCTCCCCTCGCCCTACTGCTCGAGGCCGGGGTACAGCGGGAACCGACCGGTGAGCGCCTCGACCCGGGCGCGCAGCGCCGGAAGGTCGGCGCCGCCCTTGAGCGTCTCGGCGATGATGTCGGCGACCTCGGTGAACTCGGCGTCGCCG from Agromyces sp. LHK192 includes these protein-coding regions:
- the galK gene encoding galactokinase; the protein is MSSEGTSGHDADHTDSAASDGFLQRYGRRPAGVWSAPGRVNLIGEHTDYNDGFVFPFGLDRRTAVALGDRHDQVVRVSSGFSPDEVSIHLDEITPDSVAGWSAYPLGVVWALAQFGADLAHVRGVDLHIASEVPVGAGLSSSAALESAVALALNEHWGLGLDRPTLAKVGQLAENRVVGAPTGILDQSASLLAQADAGVFLDCRSLDSDVIPLHFAEEGLTVLVVDTHVAHAHATGGYAARRASCEQGARALGVESLRDVHLDDLPRAEGVLDDETFRRVRHIVTENQRVLDTVRTLRERGAHAIGALLDASHASMRDDFEISVPELDLAVATAQAGGAVGARMTGGGFGGSAIALVDVALVPAITEAVLAAFAAAGHRTPTVFTVTPSQGARRDG
- a CDS encoding GNAT family N-acetyltransferase, whose translation is MTSPGVAWPRRAGVLELRTPTRELLEEVLVWRNRPEVVRWLLRTTVDPETFIRVWLEDVGEPDHHTAVAVLDGTVVGTGSLRVHDGIGQFDGDAWRRSEAELGYLIAPAYAGKGYATAIARTLLELAFDELGLHRVTAGCFADNVASWRVMERLGMRREQHGVRDSWHAELGWVDGVTYAILAEEWATAK
- a CDS encoding YbaK/EbsC family protein, encoding MTMPSHAAVDRVAEALRAAGVEPRITWFDGAVTTAQLAADALGIEVGQIANSLVFTIDDEPILVLTSGSHRVDTGWLGEQLGGTIRRASKEVVKAATGQVIGGVAPVGHLSPMRTVVDVALADYEVVWAAAGHAKTVFPTTFDELVRLTGGTPSEVEPGLEASA
- a CDS encoding APC family permease, whose protein sequence is MDTEHAPARRLGLGGAAAIGIASMVGAGVFAVWAPAAAVAGELLLVGLSIAALVALANVGSTAQLAARYPESGGAYRYGRELLGAWPGFLAGWGFVIGKTASCAAMALTAAEYLAPAGWERPIALAVVAVVVGVDLVGITRTARVAAVIVIAVGAVLAVVIAAGIALAAEGDGATATATATIEPTPYGVLQAAGLCFFAFAGYARIATLGEEVVDPARTIPRAIAIAFAVVVVLYAGVGVTLLAALGAPHLADADEPLADVVRLVGWPAAVPLVQVAAGAASVGALLALVAGIGRTSLAMARDRELPAPLARVSTRFGVPWAASVSVGVGVAALLLIGDLRSVIGFSSFGVLGYYLVANLAALRQPAPERRLPRWASAAGAIGCLALVAALPWQSVVGGVGVFAVGAGIRLLVLGRRRRLAA
- a CDS encoding gamma carbonic anhydrase family protein, which produces MSADAAARIIPLEGRPAPAIDGSAFVAPGAVIVGDVRLEAGSSVWYNSVLRAEAAPIVLGEGSNLQDAVVCHVDQGFPLTIGPGVSVGHAAVLHGCTIEADCLIGMSATVLNGAVIGEGSLVAAGAVVLEGTVVPPWSLVAGVPAKVRRELTDAERDGIRRNAGAYLAHRDLHATSLGRTGDRP
- a CDS encoding SRPBCC domain-containing protein, which encodes MTRTDSASLLVHAAPDAVFAALTDADALAAWLPPAGMHGRFERFDMRTGGGFRMVLTYDDATDAPGKSSADEDVSDVRIVRIDPGERIVQEVEFVSDDPAFHGTMRMTWTLRSVGDGTVVEVRAEGVPSGIGARDHAEGITSSLVNLAGHLER
- a CDS encoding DUF6716 putative glycosyltransferase, with the translated sequence MTERSTPEPADAASAAGVAPDAASRHLLVVGDTDSYLKWGAALATRLPAGWRSDLAILATDVRPSARQLAAALTGTRWATDAPHRVHLADLAALVAELRPDAVLLALRGPLVRVVAPHLHALPDRPVLVSGFPGLTIPAVPKATIYREQVDLVVLHSRREVRDFTGVAQALPQRPRFALGTLPFLADAAAASAAAAAPATGSMRGPEASDIVFAVQAKVPATRDERVALVGILGETARRNPSRRVVVKVRARAGEAQTHLEEFDLGELIADPAVHRELGFTLPANLVIEDGPMAAHLARAAALVTVSSTAVLEAIAAGVPALLLDDFGIGPKQINVVFAGSGLFGDGAALAAGDWRLPEPAWLDDNYFHPASDDDWLVALDELIVERTAAPLPALERRHNLTGGALRRAFERRKMLGSEDREPLGTVAMAFAIPARGAVRAVRRARRVLAGGAGDVGAAVQPVRSSTGLGRAPEARSALEVAGQVHER
- a CDS encoding N-acetylneuraminate synthase family protein — protein: MSVRIGRHEVGAGRPAYVIAEIGLNHNGDVEIAKRLIDVAAAAGCQAVKFQKRTPELATPEHMKDVPRETPWGTMSYLDYRRRVEFGRDEYLEVARHADLSGLDWFASPWDEPSVAFLEEVGAAAHKIASASVTDLPLLDAVAATGKPVILSTGMSTIAEIDAAVEALGGTGTGRLVMLHATSSYPMPHEEANLRTIHTLRERYAGVPIGYSGHERGLQISLAAVALGAVAVERHITLDRTMWGSDHSASLEPQGLEHLVRDIRIIEEAMGDGVKRVFPGELAPKAKLRRVLV
- a CDS encoding acylneuraminate cytidylyltransferase, encoding MARIDPRLRGTAVAVIPARGGSKGLPGKNVMRVGGVPLVARAVAAARAAETIGRVVVSTDDDEIARVARAAGAEIVDRPAALSGDTATSESALLHALGALHPEPAADAAHSHDDGPTAARGNPRGEAPVVVFIQATSPFVDPSDLDAAVARVATGDVDSVFSAVPNHAFLWREVEASERAGFAAGAIGVNHDAAVRLRRQERQPEFRETGAFYAMRTAGFRAAGHRFFGRVGVQLVPELHGVEIDTAADLVVAQALANLIDGASHGVDVDAVVTDFDGVHTDDTAIVGEAGVEFVRVSRSDGAGVARLREAGVPVLILSAETHPVVSARAAKLGVEVRQGVADKGAALREWAVEQGIALDRIAYVGNDRGDLPALEIVGWPIAVADAIPDVHRVARVVLQRRGGAGAVRELADAVLAARAAAASGDANRPTYATAIEGA
- a CDS encoding bifunctional methylenetetrahydrofolate dehydrogenase/methenyltetrahydrofolate cyclohydrolase, with product MTAVKLDGVATASAVKSELADRIAHLRAHGVVPGLGTLLVGDDPGSKSYVAGKHRDCAEVGIESIRVDLPSSATQADVLAAIRDLNQAREVTGYIVQLPLPAGLDEHAALEAIDPSKDADGLHPTNLGRLVLGIEGELRSPLPCTPAGIVEMLRRYDVPIRGQHVTVIGRGLTVGRPLGLLFTRKGLDATVTLTHSRTTDLAAEVRRADIVVAAVGVPHLVQADWVKPGAAVLDVGITRVQDEETGKGRLTGDVDPAVAEVAGFLSPNPGGVGPMTRAMLLANVVKAAELQLAG